The Ziziphus jujuba cultivar Dongzao chromosome 7, ASM3175591v1 genome includes a region encoding these proteins:
- the LOC107424890 gene encoding receptor-like protein kinase THESEUS 1 has product MEKLQSHRIHIPLFPIFLSLLQFSSLQFISLAYKLPDKYSINCGSNADLNDTGRTFTGDMNSGYITIGKHGSATTDRNQSVDASSLYKTARIFKQQSWYEFEIDTSGPQLVRLHFLAFTSTTTDDLSTAIFDVSASEFLLLHNFTAKNNKSSPLIKEFFLSIKTTKFRIYFTPQSSSFAFINAIEVFLSPTSFCNNGTTNSPSYPLLQTIYRVNVGDRAIKPDSVWRNWDEDGRYLSNSSKATSEYVPAKLNYEGDISAFTAPDLVYQTAKVVDNRNSTSESNNSNATWFFGVDKTASYVVRVHFCDFVSGSPNTVDFLLYINDIVRETVNSIDASIKLSTPFVYDLAVNSDDSDSGVLSISIGTLIRSPVQKAYLNGLEILEIMDGIASVPVEDNSKKINVATLIGSVAGALAVVCIWVMGFFLFVLKRGKSKLVGTLDWSPLRAFGLGSSHSGVTELTIKGSTIPDVLGLKITFSKIQFATNNFDPRLVIGKGGFGNVYRGTLSNGQKVAVKRSAPGSGQGLPEFQTEIMVLSKIRHRHLVSLIGYCDERSEMILVYEYMGKGSLRDHLFDSDFPRLSWKRRLEICIGAANGLHYLHKGAAGGIIHRDVKSTNILLDENLVAKVGDFGLSKSGPLNETHVSTAVKGTFGYLDPEYFRSQQLTEKSDVYSFGVVLLEVLCARLPINNSLPREQINLAEWGLQCKKKGLLEEIIDPSLKGQIDPNSLRKFSDIAEKCLQDDGADRPTMENVIWDLEYALQLQQTETRGEPNEDTTTGSSAFILPDLQRFPSLSTTTDKDDIPILTNDFSDTTADEIFSQLRVDAK; this is encoded by the coding sequence ATGGAAAAGCTTCAGAGCCATAGAATCCATATCCCTCTGTTTCCTATTTTTCTTAGTCTCCTTCAGTTTTCTTCTCTTCAGTTTATCTCCTTGGCTTACAAACTTCCGGATAAGTACTCCATAAATTGCGGGTCTAATGCCGATCTAAACGACACTGGCCGGACTTTCACCGGCGACATGAACTCCGGTTACATCACTATAGGAAAGCATGGTAGCGCTACCACAGATAGAAACCAGTCGGTGGATGCATCTTCTCTCTACAAAACAGCAAGAATTTTCAAGCAACAATCTTGGTATGAATTTGAAATCGATACTTCTGGTCCTCAACTGGTACGCCTTCATTTTTTAGCTTTTACCTCTACTACTACAGATGATCTATCAACAGCTATTTTTGATGTTTCGGCTTCTGAGTTCTTGCTGTTGCATAATTTCACtgccaaaaacaataaaagctcTCCTCTGATAAAGGAATTTTTTCTTAGCATCAAAACCACCAAATTCCGGATATATTTCACACCTCAAAGCTCATCTTTTGCGTTTATAAATGCCATTGAAGTCTTCCTTTCCCCTACAAGTTTCTGCAATAATGGTACTACGAATAGTCCATCCTATCCACTTTTACAGACAATATACAGGGTTAATGTTGGGGATCGGGCAATTAAACCAGATAGTGTGTGGAGAAACTGGGACGAAGATGGTAGGTATCTCTCTAATTCGAGCAAAGCAACGAGCGAATACGTGCCTGCCAAGCTTAATTATGAGGGAGATATTAGTGCCTTTACAGCCCCAGATTTGGTCTACCAGACCGCCAAGGTAGTGGATAACAGAAATAGCACCAGTGAATCCAACAACTCTAACGCAACGTGGTTTTTTGGTGTGGATAAGACTGCTTCATATGTTGTCCGGGTCCATTTCTGCGACTTTGTTAGCGGCTCCCCCAATACTGTGGATTTTCTTCTGTACATAAATGATATTGTGAGAGAAACGGTCAATTCTATTGATGCTTCCATCAAGTTGAGTACTCCTTTTGTCTATGATTTGGCGGTTAACTCTGATGATTCGGATTCAGGAGTCCTGAGCATCAGTATAGGCACTTTGATTCGCTCTCCAGTCCAAAAGGCGTACCTAAATGGGCTGGAAATATTGGAGATAATGGATGGAATTGCTTCAGTTCCTGTAGAGGACAATTCCAAGAAAATAAATGTTGCTACTTTAATTGGTTCAGTTGCTGGAGCTCTTGCTGTTGTCTGCATTTGGGTAATGGGGTTCTTCTTGTTTGTTTTGAAACGCGGGAAGTCAAAGCTTGTGGGGACTTTGGATTGGTCACCACTGCGTGCATTTGGCCTCGGTAGTTCTCATAGCGGAGTCACTGAGCTAACCATCAAAGGCTCCACCATCCCTGATGTGCTTGGATTGAAGATTACCTTTTCTAAAATTCAGTTTGCAACCAACAACTTTGATCCAAGACTGGTGATTGGTAAGGGTGGTTTTGGCAATGTCTACAGAGGAACACTTTCAAATGGTCAAAAAGTGGCTGTGAAACGAAGTGCACCAGGGTCAGGCCAAGGCCTCCCAGAATTCCAAACAGAAATCATGGTTCTGTCTAAAATCCGACATCGTCATCTTGTGTCCCTAATTGGGTATTGTGATGAAAGATCTGAGATGATATTGGTTTATGAATATATGGGAAAGGGAAGTTTGAGGGATCATCTATTTGATTCAGACTTTCCACGCTTGTCGTGGAAGCGAAGACTTGAAATTTGCATTGGTGCAGCAAATGGCCTACACTACCTCCACAAAGGTGCAGCAGGAGGAATCATTCATCGTGATGTCAAGTCCACCAACATCTTGCTTGATGAAAACCTTGTAGCAAAGGTTGGTGATTTTGGCCTTTCGAAATCCGGTCCTCTCAACGAAACCCATGTTAGCACAGCTGTCAAAGGCACTTTTGGTTATCTGGATCCTGAGTATTTTAGGTCCCAACAGTTGACAGAAAAATCTGATGTTTACTCATTTGGGGTAGTTCTTCTGGAGGTTCTATGTGCAAGACTACCTATCAATAACTCACTTCCAAGGGAGCAAATAAATTTGGCTGAGTGGGGATTGCAATGCAAGAAGAAAGGGTTGCTGGAAGAAATCATTGATCCTTCACTCAAAGGTCAAATTGATCCAAACTCACTAAGAAAATTCAGTGACATTGCAGAGAAATGTTTGCAAGATGATGGTGCTGATAGGCCTACAATGGAAAATGTGATCTGGGACTTAGAGTATGCATTACAGCTTCAGCAAACAGAAACTCGTGGAGAACCTAATGAGGACACAACTACTGGTTCGTCAGCATTCATATTGCCTGATCTCCAGCGTTTTCCCTCACTGAGCACCACAACTGACAAAGACGATATTCCAATATTGACCAATGATTTCTCAGACACAACAGCAGACGAAATTTTCTCCCAGCTGAGAGTTGATGCCAAATGA
- the LOC107424889 gene encoding probable receptor-like protein kinase At2g23200, translated as MENLQSHGIHIPLFPIFLCLLQFSSFRLISLAYDLPEKYFINCGSNANVNYTSRTFTGDTNTGYVTKGDHGSAATDRNQSVDGSSLYKTARIFKQQSWYEFEIDTSGPQLVRLHFLAFTSTTTDDLSTAIFDVSASEFLLLHNFTARNNKSSPLIKEFFLSINSPQLRIYFTPQGSSFAFINAIEVFLSPTSFYNNGTTNSLSYPFLQTLYRVNVGGQAIKPDSDTVWRNWDQDDIYLSNPSNAKNSLFYSAKPNYVGNMSDFIAPDLVYQTAKVIDNNNSSESNNSNATWSFNVNKTASHVGRVHFCDTVSKSLNTVSFTLYINDNASLIVNSIDFVDQLAAPFFVDFSVEPDGSGILNVSIGTLSNSTDKKAYLNGLEILQVKEGFASVPVENNSKKINVAVIIGSVAGGLAVISILVIGFLFVLKRRKSRPVETYDWSPVPVFGAGSSHSRLTESTIHGSPAPDLHLGLKISFPEIQFATNNFDPRLLIGKGGFGSVYRGTLPNGKQVAVKRGARESGQGLPEFQTEIMVLSKIRHRHLVSLIGYCDERFEMILVYEYMEKGTLRDHLYNSNLPRLSWKQRLEICIGAANGLTYLHRGAAGGIIHRDVKSTNILLDQNHVAKVADFGLSKSGPQDETHVSTSVKGTLGYLDPEYFRCQQLTEKSDVFSFGVVLLEVLCARLPIDNSLPREQMNLVEWGLYCKKKGVLEEIIDPSLRGQIDPNSLRKFSDVAEKCLQEDGADRPTMSDVIWDLEYALQLQQTATRREPHDDTTTGSSALILPDVQRFPSLSTTIDRDDIPIFTNDFSSTTGDEIFSQLRVNDAR; from the coding sequence ATGGAAAACCTTCAGAGCCACGGAATCCATATCCCTCTGTTTCCTATTTTTCTCTGTCTCCTTCAGTTTTCTTCATTTCGGCTTATCTCCTTGGCTTACGATCTGCCAGAGAAGTATTTCATCAATTGCGGTTCAAACGCAAATGTAAACTACACTAGCCGGACTTTCACCGGCGACACGAACACCGGTTACGTCACTAAAGGAGACCATGGTAGTGCTGCCACAGATAGAAACCAGTCGGTGGATGGGTCTTCTCTCTACAAAACAGCAAGAATTTTCAAGCAACAATCTTGGTATGAATTTGAAATCGATACTTCTGGTCCTCAACTGGTACGCCTTCATTTTTTAGCTTTTACCTCTACTACTACCGATGATCTATCAACAGCTATTTTCGATGTTTCGGCTTCTGAGTTCTTGCTGTTGCATAATTTCACTGCCAGAAACAATAAAAGCTCTCCTCTGATAAAGGAATTTTTTCTTAGCATCAATTCCCCCCAACTCCGGATTTATTTCACACCTCAAGGCTCATCTTTTGCATTTATAAATGCCATAGAAGTCTTCCTTTCCCCTACAAGTTTCTACAATAATGGCACTACGAATAGTCTATCCTATCCATTTTTACAGACACTATACAGGGTTAATGTTGGGGGTCAAGCAATCAAACCAGATAGCGACACTGTATGGAGAAACTGGGACCAAGATGATATTTATCTCTCTAATCCAAGCAATGCAAAGAATAGCCTATTCTACTCTGCTAAGCCTAATTATGTAGGAAATATGAGTGATTTTATAGCCCCAGATTTGGTCTACCAGACTGCCAAGGTAATAGATAACAACAATAGCAGTGAATCCAACAACTCTAACGCAACCTGGTCTTTCAATGTGAATAAGACTGCTTCGCATGTCGGCCGGGTCCATTTCTGCGACACTGTTAGCAAATCCCTCAACACTGTGAGCTTTACTCTGTATATAAATGATAATGCGAGCCTGATAGTCAATTCTATTGATTTTGTCGACCAGTTGGCTGCtcctttttttgttgatttttcggTTGAGCCTGATGGTTCAGGAATCCTGAACGTCAGTATAGGAACTTTGAGTAACTCTACAGACAAAAAGGCATACCTAAATGGGCTGGAAATATTGCAAGTAAAAGAGGGATTTGCTTCGGTTCCTGTAGAGAACAATTCCAAGAAGATAAATGTTGCTGTTATAATTGGTTCGGTTGCTGGAGGTCTCGCTGTTATCAGCATTTTGGTAATCGGGTTCTTGTTTGTTTTGAAACGCAGGAAGTCAAGGCCTGTGGAGACTTATGACTGGTCACCAGTGCCTGTATTTGGAGCAGGTAGTTCACACAGCAGACTTACAGAGTCAACCATCCATGGCTCCCCTGCACCTGATCTACATCTTGGTTTGAAGATTTCTTTCCCTGAAATTCAGTTTGCAACAAACAACTTTGATCCAAGGCTGCTGATTGGAAAGGGTGGTTTTGGCAGTGTCTATAGAGGAACTCTTCCAAACGGTAAACAAGTAGCTGTCAAACGAGGTGCACGAGAGTCAGGCCAAGGCCTTCCAGAATTTCAGACAGAGATCATGGTTCTGTCTAAAATCCGACATCGTCATCTTGTGTCCTTGATTGGGTATTGTGATGAAAGATTTGAGATGATATTGGTTTATGAATACATGGAAAAGGGGACTTTGAGGGATCATCTATATAATTCAAACCTTCCTCGCTTGTCATGGAAGCAAAGACTCGAAATTTGTATCGGCGCAGCAAATGGTCTTACCTACCTCCACAGAGGTGCAGCAGGAGGAATCATCCATCGTGATGTCAAGTCTACCAACATCTTGCTTGATCAAAACCATGTAGCAAAAGTTGCTGATTTTGGCCTTTCCAAATCGGGTCCTCAAGACGAAACCCATGTTAGCACAAGTGTAAAAGGCACTTTGGGTTATCTGGATCCTGAGTATTTTAGGTGCCAACAGTTGACAGAAAAATCTGATGTTTTCTCATTTGGGGTAGTTCTTCTTGAGGTTCTGTGTGCAAGACTCCCTATTGATAACTCGCTTCCAAGGGAGCAAATGAATTTGGTTGAATGGGGATTGTATTGCAAGAAAAAAGGAGTGCTCGAAGAGATTATTGATCCCTCACTGAGGGGTCAAATTGATCCAAATTCACTAAGAAAATTCAGTGACGTAGCAGAGAAATGTTTGCAAGAAGATGGTGCTGATAGGCCTACAATGAGTGATGTGATATGGGACTTGGAGTATGCATTACAGCTTCAGCAAACCGCAACTCGCAGGGAACCTCACGATGAcacaactactggttcatccgCACTCATATTGCCTGATGTACAGCGTTTTCCCTCACTTAGCACCACAATTGACAGGGACGATATCCCTATATTCACCAACGATTTCTCAAGCACTACAGGAGACGAAATTTTCTCCCAACTGAGAGTTAATGACGCCAGATAA